A section of the Bradyrhizobium oligotrophicum S58 genome encodes:
- a CDS encoding lipid II flippase MurJ translates to MSTSGPSLRRFSALLISGALASKMLGFGREVLMAHVLGASLIADGFRAAMAAVLIPLAFLQNESVPAIMIPMHREALQRSDAARSLGALTIVIGVVSLVVTAVILLLGEVWVNAVVGGFSAEGRDLTLHFVRMMAFGMPASAVLNVLAAGEIALGRTRLTNVRASLLNVAVIGGIGLLVLTGDAYMLACAFTVAFNGLAAWGLLSLWREGELSFSGLTARMVIDKGVEFFRRLRVLLALPLAEQGNVWIERLTASRLTTGAVASLDYARSLTESALLLISQPLGMAVLSQHAPSDPRAQTEALLRPLLALTLPASAFLLVFSTDIVRLIYFRGAFGDEALLLTSHALKGIACGVWAATLGWILIRLLNGAGRNGVAALIIVSAYLANMGFNLAVPLFDPSPAAGMQLLGIGEAIRSLVLLLGVVFVLGDARKLLTVIGLALLPTALMAVLGLMIQDAVPGLLARLFAGGMAYLFCLAFAIGILLPSAVGAAFRHVRRTFKMKGELS, encoded by the coding sequence GTGAGCACCTCCGGTCCTTCGCTCAGGCGCTTCAGTGCTCTCCTGATCAGCGGCGCACTCGCGAGCAAGATGCTCGGCTTCGGCCGCGAAGTGCTGATGGCGCATGTGCTCGGCGCCTCGCTGATCGCCGACGGTTTCCGGGCGGCCATGGCGGCCGTGCTCATTCCGCTCGCATTTCTGCAGAACGAGAGCGTGCCGGCGATCATGATCCCGATGCATCGCGAGGCGCTGCAGCGCTCCGATGCGGCGCGCAGCCTTGGCGCGCTGACGATCGTGATCGGTGTGGTGTCGCTGGTCGTGACGGCCGTGATCCTGCTGCTCGGCGAAGTCTGGGTGAACGCGGTCGTCGGCGGCTTCTCGGCGGAAGGGCGTGATCTTACCCTGCATTTCGTGCGCATGATGGCGTTCGGCATGCCTGCCTCGGCGGTTCTCAACGTGCTGGCGGCCGGAGAGATCGCGCTCGGCCGCACGCGGCTGACCAATGTCCGCGCCAGCCTGCTGAACGTCGCCGTGATCGGCGGAATCGGCCTGCTCGTTCTGACCGGCGACGCCTACATGCTCGCCTGCGCCTTCACAGTTGCGTTCAACGGCCTCGCGGCGTGGGGCCTGCTCTCGCTGTGGCGGGAGGGCGAGCTGAGCTTCTCCGGTCTGACGGCCCGCATGGTGATCGACAAGGGCGTCGAGTTCTTCAGGCGGTTGCGCGTGCTGCTGGCGCTGCCGCTGGCCGAGCAGGGCAATGTCTGGATCGAGCGTCTGACCGCGTCGCGCCTGACCACCGGCGCCGTCGCCTCGCTGGACTACGCGCGCTCGCTGACCGAGAGTGCGCTGCTGCTGATCAGCCAGCCGCTCGGCATGGCGGTCTTGTCGCAGCACGCGCCGAGCGATCCGCGTGCACAGACCGAGGCGCTGCTGCGGCCGCTGCTGGCTCTGACGTTGCCGGCCTCGGCGTTCCTGCTGGTGTTCTCGACCGATATCGTGCGGCTGATCTATTTCCGTGGCGCGTTCGGCGACGAAGCGCTGCTGCTGACCTCGCACGCCTTGAAGGGCATTGCCTGCGGCGTCTGGGCGGCGACGCTCGGCTGGATCCTGATCCGCCTGCTCAACGGCGCAGGCCGCAACGGCGTCGCGGCTCTGATCATCGTATCGGCCTATCTCGCCAATATGGGTTTCAATCTGGCGGTGCCGCTGTTCGATCCGTCACCGGCCGCCGGCATGCAGCTGCTTGGCATCGGCGAGGCGATCCGCAGCCTGGTGCTGCTGCTCGGCGTCGTGTTCGTGCTCGGCGACGCGCGCAAGCTGCTGACCGTGATCGGTCTCGCGCTGCTGCCGACCGCGCTGATGGCCGTGCTCGGCCTGATGATCCAGGACGCTGTGCCTGGCCTGCTCGCGCGTCTGTTCGCCGGCGGCATGGCGTATCTGTTCTGCCTCGCCTTCGCGATCGGAATTCTGCTGCCGAGCGCGGTGGGCGCTGCGTTCAGGCATGTGCGCCGCACGTTCAAGATGAAGGGAGAGCTGAGTTGA
- a CDS encoding polysaccharide deacetylase family protein has protein sequence MTLLALAAAKAMMASSAFVLPLAKAADRVLGPRGCCLTFHRTAPSGQWERLPNRDFYVDADFLDRFLGYVREQGWDVVTIGDALRRTASGEPIGRYINFSIDDCYRDTYELLVPVFRRHNVPVTLFVTTGIPDGTLPLWAAGLEDALLHRGRVEVDGESIGLSSSEQRRAVFAQIAARWDGPQAGSRYAAFCADNDIDIDAMHWKHAISWDMLDVLARDPLVEIGAHTVSHARIAALSPDDALHELADARLRLNERLGIDVQHFAFPYGRAADCGPRDFALAREAGFASAATTRKGLVHAGQDAFSIPRNTMNGSHRSLAAMEMHLTGLSGAAARVMGRV, from the coding sequence TTGACCTTGTTGGCCCTCGCTGCAGCCAAGGCCATGATGGCCTCCAGTGCGTTCGTTCTTCCGCTCGCCAAGGCCGCCGATCGCGTGCTCGGTCCGCGCGGCTGCTGCCTGACGTTCCATCGCACCGCCCCGTCGGGGCAATGGGAGCGATTGCCCAATCGTGACTTCTACGTCGATGCCGATTTTCTCGATCGCTTTCTCGGCTATGTGCGCGAGCAGGGCTGGGATGTCGTGACCATCGGCGATGCGCTGCGCCGGACGGCGAGCGGCGAGCCGATCGGTCGCTACATCAACTTCTCGATCGATGATTGCTACCGTGATACGTATGAGCTGCTGGTGCCGGTGTTTCGCCGGCACAACGTGCCGGTGACGCTGTTCGTCACGACGGGCATTCCCGATGGCACCTTGCCGTTGTGGGCGGCGGGCCTGGAGGATGCGTTGCTGCACAGGGGTCGCGTCGAGGTGGATGGTGAGTCCATCGGACTATCCAGCTCCGAGCAGCGTCGCGCCGTGTTTGCGCAGATCGCGGCCCGCTGGGACGGCCCGCAAGCCGGCAGCCGCTACGCCGCGTTCTGTGCCGACAATGATATCGACATCGATGCGATGCATTGGAAGCACGCGATCTCCTGGGACATGCTGGATGTGCTGGCGCGCGATCCGCTGGTCGAGATCGGAGCGCACACGGTGTCGCATGCGCGGATCGCGGCGCTGTCCCCGGACGATGCGTTGCACGAGCTGGCAGATGCGCGATTGCGTCTCAATGAACGGCTTGGAATCGACGTCCAGCATTTCGCGTTTCCTTATGGGCGCGCAGCCGATTGCGGCCCGCGTGATTTCGCGCTGGCGCGAGAAGCTGGATTTGCCAGCGCTGCAACGACGCGCAAGGGACTGGTTCATGCCGGGCAGGATGCCTTCTCGATTCCGCGCAACACGATGAATGGCTCGCATCGCTCCCTGGCCGCCATGGAGATGCATCTGACCGGCCTCAGCGGAGCCGCCGCAAGGGTGATGGGCCGTGTCTAG
- a CDS encoding glycosyltransferase, with the protein MSSGGRLRIVSIAHPATSSEAARLRYRHLASRPDVDLHLVMPEVWKEFGRTIKAAPFDDGFPVHPLPIRLPEAGPMKWYLHFYPALRRLLRELDPDVIHLWEEPWSVVALQAQMLRGRAALVLEVDQNILKRLPPPFEAIRKFVLGRTDNILSRSPDATDVVRARGYKGPVTPIGYGVDLATFKPADELTIRDADAPLRLGYVGRLVVEKGLDDALEALARSRSAVSLSIMGEGPHAADLRRRVLELGLGDRVDIQGWASPAAVASFLRRLDALLLLTRTTSAVREQFGRVIIEAQACGIPVIGSTCGAIPDVVGDGGWIVPEQDPERLGRLFDELGAGRSELMMRAQAARANVLKRFTYDAVASAVETACQAADQARRASRAVGIQPLQAN; encoded by the coding sequence GTGTCTAGTGGGGGGCGCCTGCGGATCGTCTCGATCGCGCATCCGGCCACCAGCAGCGAGGCCGCTCGGCTGCGCTATCGGCATCTCGCTTCACGGCCGGACGTCGATCTGCATCTCGTGATGCCCGAGGTCTGGAAGGAGTTCGGCCGTACCATCAAGGCGGCGCCCTTCGACGACGGCTTTCCCGTCCATCCCCTGCCGATCCGGCTGCCGGAAGCCGGACCGATGAAATGGTACCTGCATTTCTATCCGGCGCTGCGTCGCCTGCTCCGCGAGCTCGATCCCGACGTCATCCATCTCTGGGAAGAGCCGTGGAGCGTCGTGGCGCTGCAGGCGCAGATGCTGCGCGGCCGCGCGGCGCTGGTGCTCGAGGTCGATCAGAACATCCTGAAACGATTGCCGCCACCGTTCGAGGCGATCCGCAAATTCGTCCTCGGTCGGACCGACAACATTCTATCGCGCAGTCCCGATGCGACGGATGTCGTGCGGGCGCGCGGCTACAAGGGACCGGTGACGCCGATCGGCTATGGCGTCGATCTTGCGACCTTCAAGCCGGCGGATGAGCTGACGATCCGCGATGCGGATGCGCCGCTCCGGCTCGGCTATGTCGGCCGTCTCGTGGTCGAGAAGGGGCTGGACGACGCGCTGGAGGCGCTCGCGCGCAGCAGGTCTGCGGTCAGCTTGAGCATCATGGGCGAGGGTCCGCACGCGGCGGATCTGCGCCGGCGCGTGCTTGAGCTTGGTCTGGGCGATCGCGTCGATATCCAGGGATGGGCCTCGCCCGCCGCGGTCGCGTCGTTCCTGCGCCGCCTGGACGCGCTGCTGCTGTTGACGCGAACCACGAGCGCGGTGCGCGAGCAGTTCGGACGCGTGATCATCGAGGCGCAGGCCTGCGGCATTCCCGTCATCGGCTCGACCTGCGGCGCGATCCCCGATGTCGTCGGCGACGGCGGTTGGATCGTGCCGGAGCAGGATCCGGAGCGGCTGGGCCGGCTGTTCGACGAGCTCGGCGCCGGCCGATCGGAGTTGATGATGCGCGCGCAGGCCGCCCGCGCCAATGTCCTCAAACGTTTTACCTATGATGCCGTTGCGAGCGCGGTCGAGACGGCGTGCCAAGCTGCAGATCAGGCACGCAGGGCATCGCGCGCAGTGGGAATCCAGCCGCTGCAGGCAAATTAG
- a CDS encoding glycosyltransferase family 4 protein translates to MTFEIVQVVQEISNAGGVETVAIELARVFGRNGLSNVVLASTVAENLEPSIRVERIVPWLARIPTRGLFRHIGRAIVVPLFTLAATRALARHRNAVVISHGDSLKGDVLIVHAVNAQSLAEKRAAGNWRWLLNPMHLWVGLRDRLMIGGLRYRAFVAVSERVTAELQRFYGVPASRIHVISNGIDLHRFHRDERAGRAIRQEFGIPEHARVLLFVGHEFSRKGLAHAVGALEKLGDDVWLLVVGSDNPAPYRKLAHQAQARLVFAGARSDMPALYSAADAFVLPTSYETFSLVCMEAMACAVPVFATPVGGIEDYLHDGINGFRIQMDADDIAARIHAAFADPVLMQRLQDGARATAQSYGWDQVGLKYIELLRQIDTAKRGAHRPALPLSAEV, encoded by the coding sequence ATGACTTTTGAGATCGTCCAGGTCGTGCAAGAAATAAGCAATGCCGGCGGCGTGGAAACCGTCGCGATCGAGCTTGCACGCGTTTTCGGGCGGAATGGTTTATCGAACGTCGTGCTGGCCAGCACGGTCGCGGAGAATCTCGAACCGTCGATCAGGGTCGAGCGGATCGTGCCATGGCTCGCACGCATTCCCACCCGCGGATTGTTCCGGCATATCGGCCGCGCCATCGTGGTGCCGCTGTTCACGCTGGCAGCAACGCGGGCGCTGGCGCGCCATCGCAACGCCGTCGTGATCAGCCACGGCGACAGCCTGAAGGGCGACGTGCTGATCGTCCATGCCGTGAATGCGCAGAGCCTTGCCGAGAAGCGCGCCGCCGGCAATTGGCGCTGGCTGCTCAATCCGATGCATCTCTGGGTCGGCCTGCGCGATCGCCTGATGATCGGCGGCCTGCGCTATCGCGCGTTCGTTGCCGTGTCGGAGCGCGTGACGGCGGAGCTGCAGCGCTTCTACGGCGTGCCGGCCTCGCGCATCCACGTCATCTCCAACGGCATCGATCTCCATCGCTTCCACCGCGACGAGCGGGCGGGACGGGCGATCCGGCAGGAATTCGGCATTCCCGAGCATGCGCGCGTGCTGCTGTTCGTCGGCCACGAATTCAGCCGCAAAGGACTGGCGCATGCGGTCGGTGCCCTGGAAAAGCTGGGCGACGACGTCTGGCTGCTGGTCGTCGGCTCGGACAATCCGGCGCCCTACAGGAAGCTTGCGCATCAGGCGCAGGCCCGACTGGTCTTCGCCGGCGCACGCTCCGACATGCCCGCGCTGTATTCGGCTGCGGACGCGTTCGTGCTGCCGACCAGCTACGAGACGTTCTCGCTGGTCTGCATGGAGGCCATGGCCTGCGCGGTGCCGGTGTTCGCGACGCCGGTCGGCGGCATCGAGGATTATCTCCACGACGGCATCAACGGCTTCCGCATCCAGATGGATGCCGATGACATCGCGGCCAGGATCCACGCGGCCTTCGCTGATCCCGTGCTGATGCAGCGGCTTCAGGACGGCGCCCGCGCGACCGCCCAGAGCTACGGCTGGGATCAGGTCGGACTGAAATATATCGAGCTGCTCAGGCAGATCGATACGGCGAAGCGTGGGGCGCACCGACCGGCGCTGCCGCTGTCAGCCGAAGTCTAA
- the gmd gene encoding GDP-mannose 4,6-dehydratase — translation MTRKRALITGVTGQDGAYLAELLLSKGYEVHGIKRRTSLFNTDRIDHLYLDPHEPDPPFRLHYGDLTDSSSLIRIVGEVRPHEIYNLAAQSHVAVSFEEPEYTANSDALGTLRLLEAIRIVGLEKETRFYQASTSELYGLVQEVPQRETTPFYPRSPYAVAKLYAYWITVNYREAYGIYACNGILFNHESPVRGETFVTRKITRALARIHLKLQDHLYLGNLDAMRDWGHARDYVEMQWLMLQQDEAEDYVIATGVQHSVRDFVNLAAAEIGLALEWKGSGVDEKGYDAATGKCLVSIDPRYFRPTEVATLLGDPSKAKQKLGWEPRTTFEELVREMMREDLESAKRDELIKQHGFRYFVRHE, via the coding sequence ATGACCAGGAAGCGGGCACTTATCACCGGAGTCACCGGTCAGGATGGCGCCTACCTCGCCGAATTGTTGCTGAGCAAGGGCTACGAGGTCCACGGCATCAAGCGGCGCACCTCCCTGTTCAATACCGATCGCATCGATCACCTCTACCTCGATCCTCACGAGCCGGACCCGCCGTTCCGCCTGCATTATGGAGACCTGACGGACTCCTCCAGCCTCATTCGCATCGTCGGCGAAGTCCGGCCGCACGAGATCTACAATCTTGCGGCCCAGAGCCATGTCGCCGTGTCGTTCGAGGAGCCGGAGTACACGGCCAATTCCGATGCATTGGGAACGCTGCGACTGCTCGAAGCCATCCGCATCGTCGGCCTCGAGAAGGAGACCCGGTTCTATCAGGCTTCGACATCGGAGCTGTATGGGCTGGTACAGGAAGTCCCGCAGCGGGAGACCACGCCGTTCTACCCGCGCTCACCCTACGCCGTGGCGAAGCTGTACGCCTACTGGATCACGGTGAACTATCGCGAGGCCTACGGCATCTACGCCTGCAACGGCATTCTCTTCAATCACGAGTCCCCGGTCAGGGGCGAGACGTTCGTCACCCGCAAGATCACGCGCGCGCTGGCGCGTATCCACCTCAAGCTCCAGGACCATCTCTATCTCGGCAATCTCGACGCGATGCGCGATTGGGGTCACGCACGAGATTATGTCGAGATGCAATGGCTGATGCTGCAGCAGGATGAGGCCGAGGACTACGTCATTGCCACCGGCGTGCAACACTCCGTGCGCGATTTCGTCAATCTGGCAGCCGCCGAAATCGGCCTCGCATTGGAGTGGAAGGGCAGCGGCGTCGACGAGAAGGGCTATGATGCCGCGACCGGCAAATGCCTCGTATCGATCGATCCGCGCTATTTCCGACCGACCGAGGTGGCGACCCTGCTGGGCGATCCATCGAAGGCCAAGCAGAAGCTCGGCTGGGAGCCGCGAACCACGTTCGAGGAGCTGGTGCGCGAGATGATGCGAGAGGATCTCGAATCGGCCAAGCGCGACGAACTCATCAAGCAGCACGGCTTCCGCTATTTCGTCCGTCACGAGTGA
- the ipdC gene encoding indolepyruvate/phenylpyruvate decarboxylase → MPALAHALLAALKDHGAREIFGIPGDFVLPLFKVIEDSNILPNVTLSHEPAVGFAADAAARYHGGLGVAVVTYGAGAFNVVNAVAGAYAERSPVVVIAGAPGARERVSGFLLHHQARTVDTQLAVFKEITCDQAVLSDPATAAAQIARVLRSAKEMSLPVYLEFPRDMVDAEIEPVVPLSPRAANREALDECVDEILARIARAERPVIVVDVEIRRYGVEDRIAALARKLGLPLVTTFMGRGLLDRADDVVAGTYLGAAGNPEITRLVEDADLVLMLGVILSDTNFALSNRAPDPRRMILAASREVQIGHHAYRDMPLGDLIDALDQRATPRAAAPGLPRQRAVYPRGLPADGQPIAPSDIATAINDMFDRYGRMPMTSDIGDCLFTAMEIDNTALAAPGYYAGMGFGVPAGIGVAATGLRPLILVGDGAFQMTGWELGNCRRYGLDPIVVLFNNCSWEMLRVFQPESRFNDLDDWHYADIANSIGGTGERVTTRGELVAALERAVQRRGRFSLIEVMLPRGKTSDTLARFVKGFKSARERMTKG, encoded by the coding sequence ATGCCCGCTCTTGCCCATGCGCTGCTTGCCGCTCTCAAGGATCACGGCGCCCGCGAGATCTTCGGGATTCCCGGTGACTTCGTGCTGCCGCTGTTCAAGGTCATCGAGGACAGCAACATCCTGCCGAACGTCACGCTGAGCCATGAGCCGGCGGTCGGCTTCGCCGCCGATGCGGCCGCGCGATATCATGGCGGCCTCGGCGTCGCCGTTGTCACCTATGGCGCCGGTGCGTTCAATGTCGTCAATGCCGTTGCGGGCGCCTATGCCGAGCGCTCGCCGGTCGTGGTGATCGCGGGCGCGCCCGGCGCGCGCGAGCGCGTCTCCGGGTTCCTGCTGCATCACCAGGCGCGCACCGTCGACACGCAACTTGCCGTGTTCAAGGAGATCACCTGCGACCAGGCCGTGCTCAGCGATCCCGCCACAGCTGCGGCGCAGATCGCGCGCGTGCTGCGCAGCGCGAAGGAGATGTCGCTGCCGGTCTATCTCGAATTCCCGCGCGACATGGTGGACGCCGAGATCGAGCCGGTGGTGCCGCTGTCGCCGCGGGCCGCCAACCGGGAGGCGCTCGATGAATGCGTCGACGAGATCCTTGCCCGCATCGCGCGGGCAGAGCGTCCGGTGATCGTCGTCGACGTCGAGATTCGCCGCTACGGCGTCGAGGACAGGATCGCGGCGCTCGCGCGCAAGCTGGGCCTGCCGCTGGTCACGACCTTCATGGGACGCGGCCTGCTCGATCGCGCCGACGACGTCGTCGCCGGCACCTATCTCGGCGCGGCCGGCAATCCGGAGATCACCCGGCTGGTCGAGGATGCCGACCTCGTGCTGATGCTGGGCGTCATTCTGTCGGACACCAATTTCGCGCTGTCGAACCGCGCGCCGGATCCGCGCCGCATGATCCTCGCCGCCAGCCGCGAGGTGCAGATCGGCCATCACGCCTATCGCGACATGCCGCTCGGCGATCTGATCGATGCGCTGGACCAGCGCGCCACGCCGCGGGCCGCTGCGCCCGGCCTGCCGCGGCAACGCGCGGTCTATCCGCGCGGCCTCCCAGCCGATGGCCAGCCCATTGCGCCGTCGGATATCGCGACCGCCATCAACGACATGTTCGACCGCTACGGTCGGATGCCGATGACGTCGGACATCGGAGACTGCCTGTTCACGGCGATGGAGATCGACAACACGGCGCTGGCGGCGCCCGGCTATTACGCCGGAATGGGCTTCGGCGTGCCGGCCGGCATCGGCGTGGCCGCGACCGGGCTGCGGCCGCTGATCCTGGTGGGTGACGGTGCGTTCCAGATGACCGGCTGGGAGCTTGGCAACTGCCGCCGCTACGGGCTCGATCCGATCGTCGTGCTGTTCAATAATTGCAGCTGGGAGATGTTGCGCGTGTTCCAGCCGGAGTCGCGCTTCAACGATCTCGATGATTGGCACTATGCCGATATCGCCAACTCCATCGGCGGGACGGGCGAGCGTGTCACCACCCGCGGCGAACTCGTTGCGGCGCTCGAGCGCGCGGTGCAGCGGCGCGGACGGTTCTCGCTGATCGAGGTGATGCTGCCGCGTGGCAAGACCTCCGACACCCTGGCGCGCTTTGTCAAAGGGTTCAAATCGGCGCGCGAGCGCATGACCAAGGGATGA
- a CDS encoding helix-turn-helix domain-containing protein: MAQLGTSLSDDRTLPLSGGPKVNDLALAAARQDKLVPTAAGRCDDRDTLALARQLNGSLTALMLYMGEIKQRSDEIARTPAERRHVQMVVDNALLQTERVCALVNQMSGARGQFAPTAHDQGGAPLARPGRACKSLTPRESEVLKLISEGHSNKEGALRMGISPRTFESHRAEAMRKLGARNTAELVRAALLNQIG, from the coding sequence ATGGCACAGCTAGGCACCAGCCTTTCCGACGATCGCACTCTCCCCCTTTCGGGCGGTCCAAAGGTTAACGACCTCGCCCTTGCGGCGGCTCGTCAAGACAAGCTCGTGCCAACCGCGGCGGGGCGTTGCGACGATCGCGACACGCTTGCGCTGGCGCGCCAGCTGAACGGGTCCCTCACCGCCCTGATGCTCTACATGGGCGAAATCAAACAGCGCAGCGACGAGATCGCCAGGACGCCCGCCGAGCGCCGGCACGTGCAGATGGTCGTGGACAACGCGCTGCTGCAGACCGAGCGGGTCTGTGCGCTGGTGAACCAGATGTCCGGCGCGCGGGGGCAGTTCGCTCCGACGGCTCACGACCAGGGCGGCGCTCCGCTCGCGCGCCCGGGCCGGGCCTGCAAGTCGCTCACCCCGCGCGAAAGCGAAGTGCTCAAGCTGATCAGCGAGGGCCACTCGAACAAGGAAGGCGCCTTGCGCATGGGCATCAGCCCGCGCACCTTCGAGAGCCACCGCGCCGAGGCCATGCGCAAGCTCGGCGCACGCAACACTGCCGAACTGGTCCGCGCAGCGCTGCTCAACCAGATCGGCTGA
- a CDS encoding hybrid sensor histidine kinase/response regulator, with protein MSNKTRFLGAPAAIALILICVIAGSNLFFLTNLRENALQHAEEDLSRHSLTLAENADRSVKSVDLVLSSVRDYLARGGAIDAAAYRKVASDYQTHLLLKEKIAGLPQIDAVTLIDAQGKLLNFSRYWPIPDVNISDRDYFKALKVDPALQTFVSAPVQNRGDGTWNIYFARRLDDSNGEFMGMMLGAMSVPYLENFFGSTSLGLEAAVSLIREDGTLLAHFPPTSEIGKSTSGFGQRALSAGGVLREPSARTGEMRLRAAKMLPNYPAMMVVSVPEQHVLKAWRAMATLLVITSLMSAMAVIAAAVLISRWWQRHEHLIEAAEAANAAKSTFVAMMSHEIRTPMNAVLGLATTLLETNLDPEQRRSVVAIHNAGDNLLEILNDILDFSKLESGQLSLEDIAFSAEALVHNTLSIIGPRASAKDLKLRNVSDPTVPPALVGDAGRIRQILLNLVSNAVKFTSSGDVVVTTRCIEKDDAKATVEWSVTDTGIGIAADKIGSLFANFVQADNSINRRFGGSGLGLAICKRLTEQMGGEIKVTSALGKGSTFSFRLTLPIAETVAVPEQNDDSIYSSLQSRIAAFGRPLRVLVVDDNPTNRLVATKMLKDFEIQTDTACDGAEAVTAASRFNYDLILMDVRMPEMDGFQATRTIRARGERRSNVPIIAFTANAFMEDIRACREAGMNDFVVKPARKKALVEAILRVLPSPTPVMETVASDVAPLVPAEQSVRTAELSADAEIAPEPALDREAYAELVGEIGDEAAQEIRDVFFSETDARLKLFRKLSLDNERIKIGREAHSLKSAAGTFGYRRLATYALALEKSAPRLSTKEYSELLEQIDAAYSAARAQELQY; from the coding sequence ATGAGCAACAAGACACGTTTCCTGGGTGCACCTGCCGCGATCGCGCTCATCCTCATCTGCGTGATCGCCGGCAGCAATCTGTTCTTCCTGACCAACCTGCGCGAAAACGCGCTTCAGCATGCCGAGGAAGACCTCAGCCGCCACAGCCTGACGCTGGCCGAGAACGCCGACCGCTCGGTCAAGTCCGTCGACCTCGTGCTATCGAGCGTCCGCGATTATCTGGCGCGCGGCGGCGCCATCGACGCTGCGGCGTATCGCAAGGTCGCATCCGATTACCAGACGCATCTGCTGCTGAAGGAGAAGATCGCCGGGCTGCCGCAGATCGATGCGGTGACGCTGATCGACGCCCAGGGCAAGCTGCTGAACTTCTCACGCTATTGGCCGATCCCCGACGTCAACATCTCGGACCGCGACTACTTCAAGGCACTGAAGGTTGATCCGGCGCTACAGACCTTCGTCAGCGCACCGGTGCAGAACCGTGGCGACGGCACCTGGAACATCTATTTCGCCCGGAGGCTGGATGACTCCAACGGCGAGTTCATGGGCATGATGCTCGGCGCCATGTCCGTGCCCTACCTCGAGAACTTTTTCGGCTCTACCTCGCTCGGCCTCGAAGCCGCGGTGTCGCTGATCCGCGAGGATGGCACGCTGCTGGCGCATTTCCCACCGACCAGCGAAATCGGCAAATCGACCTCCGGCTTCGGACAACGCGCGCTGTCGGCCGGCGGCGTGCTGCGCGAGCCCTCCGCACGGACGGGCGAGATGCGGCTGCGGGCGGCGAAAATGCTCCCGAACTACCCTGCGATGATGGTCGTGTCGGTGCCCGAGCAGCACGTCCTGAAGGCCTGGCGCGCCATGGCCACGCTGCTCGTCATCACGTCGCTGATGAGCGCGATGGCGGTCATCGCAGCGGCGGTCCTGATCTCGCGCTGGTGGCAGCGCCACGAACATCTGATCGAAGCGGCGGAGGCCGCCAACGCCGCGAAATCGACCTTCGTCGCCATGATGAGCCACGAGATCCGCACGCCGATGAACGCGGTGCTCGGCCTCGCCACCACCCTGCTCGAGACCAATCTCGATCCCGAGCAGCGCCGCTCGGTGGTCGCGATCCACAATGCCGGCGACAATCTGCTCGAGATCCTCAACGACATTCTCGACTTCTCCAAGCTCGAATCCGGTCAGCTCTCGCTGGAGGACATCGCATTCTCGGCCGAAGCCCTGGTCCACAACACGCTGAGCATCATCGGGCCGCGAGCGTCCGCCAAGGACCTGAAGCTGCGCAACGTCAGCGATCCGACGGTGCCGCCGGCGCTGGTCGGAGACGCCGGCCGCATCCGCCAGATCCTGCTCAACCTGGTTTCCAACGCAGTCAAGTTCACGTCGTCCGGGGACGTCGTCGTCACCACGCGCTGCATCGAGAAGGATGACGCCAAGGCAACCGTCGAATGGAGCGTGACCGACACCGGTATCGGCATCGCGGCGGACAAGATCGGCTCGCTGTTCGCGAACTTCGTGCAGGCCGACAATTCGATCAACCGACGCTTCGGCGGCTCAGGACTGGGCCTTGCGATCTGCAAGCGTCTCACCGAACAGATGGGAGGCGAGATCAAGGTCACCTCGGCCCTCGGCAAGGGCTCGACCTTCTCCTTCCGCCTGACGCTGCCGATCGCCGAGACCGTGGCGGTGCCCGAGCAGAACGACGACAGCATCTATTCCTCGCTGCAGAGCCGGATCGCGGCGTTCGGCCGGCCCCTGCGCGTGCTGGTGGTCGACGACAATCCGACCAACCGGCTCGTGGCCACCAAGATGCTCAAGGATTTCGAGATCCAGACCGATACCGCCTGCGACGGCGCCGAGGCCGTGACTGCCGCCAGCCGCTTCAACTACGACCTGATCCTGATGGATGTCCGGATGCCGGAGATGGACGGCTTCCAGGCAACGCGGACGATTCGCGCGCGCGGCGAACGCCGCTCCAACGTCCCGATCATCGCGTTCACCGCGAATGCCTTCATGGAGGACATCAGAGCCTGTCGCGAGGCCGGGATGAACGACTTCGTCGTCAAGCCGGCTCGCAAGAAGGCGCTCGTGGAAGCGATCCTGCGCGTGCTGCCCTCGCCTACGCCGGTCATGGAGACGGTCGCCTCCGACGTCGCGCCACTGGTGCCGGCCGAACAGAGCGTCCGGACGGCCGAGCTCTCGGCCGATGCGGAGATCGCTCCCGAACCCGCGCTGGATCGGGAGGCCTATGCTGAGCTGGTCGGCGAGATCGGCGACGAGGCGGCGCAGGAGATCCGCGACGTGTTCTTCAGCGAGACGGACGCGCGGCTGAAGCTGTTCCGCAAGCTCTCCCTCGACAACGAGCGGATCAAAATCGGCCGGGAGGCGCATTCGCTGAAAAGCGCGGCCGGAACCTTCGGGTACCGGCGGCTCGCGACCTATGCGCTCGCGCTGGAAAAGAGCGCGCCGCGGCTGTCGACCAAAGAATATTCCGAGCTGCTCGAGCAGATCGACGCAGCGTACTCCGCCGCGCGGGCCCAGGAGCTGCAATACTGA